From the Streptococcus sp. 29887 genome, one window contains:
- a CDS encoding DUF3021 domain-containing protein — MKKYILSASLGIAIGTIISIITSAVFGQGTYFPLNPFSTMGAYYVEHFNQPTVMLICVAIWAAIGILFQLADKIFEQDWSLLRMTATHFGITVLGFTPLGVLAGWFPVKLGALLFFWFIFVLIYASLFFLNHRKMERQIKDINGRL; from the coding sequence ATGAAAAAATACATCTTATCAGCCAGTTTAGGCATTGCCATCGGAACCATTATCTCCATTATCACATCAGCCGTCTTCGGACAGGGAACCTATTTTCCTCTCAATCCCTTTTCAACCATGGGGGCTTACTATGTAGAGCATTTTAATCAGCCTACCGTCATGTTGATTTGTGTAGCCATTTGGGCGGCAATCGGTATCTTATTTCAGCTGGCAGACAAAATTTTTGAACAGGACTGGAGCCTTCTACGAATGACGGCAACGCATTTTGGCATCACTGTTTTAGGCTTCACACCGCTGGGTGTCTTGGCTGGTTGGTTTCCTGTGAAACTTGGGGCTCTTCTCTTTTTCTGGTTTATCTTTGTCTTGATCTACGCTTCTCTCTTTTTCCTAAACCATCGGAAAATGGAGCGGCAAATCAAGGACATCAACGGTCGTTTGTAG
- a CDS encoding LytTR family DNA-binding domain-containing protein — protein sequence MKVKLAISPEILEDLVTIEAQAMSEQVSHLMTYIQNLDKQTSRLTVKKGEQVYLVEHDEIVRLYLEDRLLQVETVENVYTSNLRLYQVKEDLPANFLQISQSEIIHIKQLDHLKLTANGLVKLVMKNGSVTYSSRRYLKVIKERLGL from the coding sequence ATGAAAGTAAAATTAGCTATTTCACCAGAAATTTTGGAAGATTTGGTGACTATTGAAGCACAGGCTATGTCTGAGCAGGTTAGTCACTTGATGACCTATATTCAAAACTTAGACAAGCAGACATCTAGGCTGACAGTCAAAAAAGGAGAGCAGGTTTATCTTGTGGAACATGATGAGATTGTCAGGCTATATCTAGAAGATAGGCTCTTGCAAGTGGAAACCGTAGAAAATGTCTATACTTCCAACCTACGCTTGTATCAGGTTAAGGAGGACTTGCCGGCAAACTTCTTACAAATCTCCCAGTCGGAAATCATTCACATCAAGCAACTGGACCACCTCAAACTGACTGCCAACGGTCTGGTCAAACTGGTCATGAAGAATGGCTCGGTCACCTACTCATCCCGTCGCTATCTAAAAGTTATCAAAGAAAGGTTAGGACTATGA